The Cohnella abietis genome has a segment encoding these proteins:
- a CDS encoding 3-ketoacyl-ACP reductase has translation MQAIAGKVALITGAGRGIGRATAFALAREGVNVGLVGRTLGNLQKVADELKTYDVKVATAAADVADLDSITAAVKKIRGELGAIDILVNNAGISKFGGFMELTPDEWTKIIDVNVKGVYYTTRAVLPEMMERNAGDIINISSTAGQRGAPLTSAYTASKAAVIGLSESLMLEVRKNNIRVSTLTPSTIATDMAVELKLTDGNPDKVMQPEDLADFIVAQLKLHPRVVLKHAGLWSTNP, from the coding sequence ATGCAAGCAATCGCAGGGAAAGTAGCATTGATTACGGGAGCGGGTCGCGGCATCGGACGCGCTACGGCCTTCGCGCTGGCGCGAGAAGGAGTCAATGTCGGACTCGTCGGTCGTACGCTGGGAAATTTGCAGAAGGTAGCGGATGAGCTCAAGACGTATGACGTGAAAGTAGCAACGGCGGCAGCGGATGTAGCGGATCTCGATTCGATCACCGCGGCCGTGAAAAAGATTCGCGGAGAGCTCGGAGCTATCGATATCTTGGTCAACAACGCAGGAATTTCCAAATTCGGCGGCTTCATGGAGCTTACGCCGGATGAATGGACAAAGATCATTGACGTCAACGTCAAGGGAGTATATTACACGACGCGCGCGGTGCTGCCGGAGATGATGGAGCGCAACGCGGGAGACATCATCAACATCTCGTCGACCGCAGGCCAGCGGGGAGCTCCTCTCACAAGCGCGTATACGGCATCCAAAGCGGCGGTCATCGGCCTGAGCGAGTCGCTCATGCTAGAGGTTCGCAAGAATAACATTCGCGTATCGACGCTGACCCCGAGCACGATCGCGACCGATATGGCGGTCGAGCTGAAGTTGACCGACGGCAATCCGGACAAGGTCATGCAGCCGGAGGACTTGGCGGACTTCATTGTCGCTCAGCTCAAGCTTCATCCTCGCGTCGTGCTGAAGCACGCCGGGCTTTGGTCGACGAATCCGTAA